The DNA sequence TATCTTCGGCTCTCTGGTCATTGGTATGGTTTTTACCAAGACCGGCCTGACGCAAAGAATGGCGTACAAGATGCTCGTTCTTGTTGGCGAGCGGACCAGCATGATTTATCTCGGCTGTTTCGCCATGACGGCGTTTCTCACCTTGATCATGGCGCATACCGCGGTGGCGGCGGCGGTCTTCCCGCTGTTGATGGCTATCTATGGATTGTACGATGACGAGCAAAGACCGAGCCGTTTCGGCAAGGGCCTCTTCATCGGTATGGCTTTTACCGCCGGAGCCGGAAGCGTCGTCACTCTGCTGGGCGCCGCCCGCGGCGCCGTCGCCATCGGTTTCTTCAAGGATATGACGGGAAGGGAAATATCTTTTTTTGAATTCTCATATTATATGCTGCCCCTTGGCTGGCTGATGGTGTTCTTAATCTGGCTCTTCTTTCTGATTGCCTTCAAGCCGGAACGAAGCACCATCCCGGGATTGCGGGAGCGAGCCTCGTCCCTTTACGCCAAACTGGGCCCTATTACCCGCAAAGAGATTATCGCCATACTCGTCGTAGGGCTGGTCATCGCCGCCCTTGGACTGCGCTCCTTCATTCCCTTTCTGAAACCGCTGGAGAAGAGCGCCCTGATACTTCTGGCAACCTTGATATTCTTCGCCTCCAATATCCTAACTATAAAAGACCTCGAGGAAATCCCCTGGAATATCGTCCTCCTGTTCGGCGGCGCCATGAGTATCGGTTTCTGCCTCTGGCAAACCGGGGCGGCCAACTGGCTGGCGGTCAACTGGCTCCTCCTGTTTCAGAACGCCACCTGGTTTGTTTTCGTCATGGGTGTCGCCTTCTTTGTCCTGATAATGACCAACTTCATTATGAATGTCGCCGCCATCGCCATTTCCCTTCCGGTGGCGCTGGTCATCGCCCCCTACCTGGGGGTAGCGCCGGAAGTCATCCTGTTTGCCTCACTGGCAACCGCCGGAATGCCGTTTCTCCTCCTGATTGGAGCCGCTCCCAATGCCATTGCCTATGAAAGCCGTCAGTTCTCCTCCGGCGAATTCTTCCGCGCCGGCATTCCTGCCAGTTTGATACTGATGATTATTCTGGGTCTGTTTGTCTGGCTTATCTGGCCCATGATGGGTATGCCGGTGCTGGCAAAATAGATTATGCCGCAAGTCATTCCTATATTTCAAAAGGGATAGATTTATCCAGTTACCACTTGACAAAACCGGAAACGGCGTTTATATATGAATTGAGTTTGTTAATATGTTCACAAAGTTAAATTTGCGCTAATTATGTAAGACAATACAAAATAATGGCTTAGATATATCATCTGGAGGAGACTATGGCAGATATTGAACCTGTTCCCGGCCTGATAAAAGCAGATATACTGGTTGTTGGCGGGGGTATCGCCGGCATGACCGCCGCCATTGAGGCGGCAGAAATCGGAAAATCGGTGGTCCTGCTGGAGCGGACCGCCTCGCTTGGTGGACGCGTCGCCGCCATGAACCAGTACTTCCCCAAACTCTGCCCACCTACCTGTGGCATCGAAATAAACCTCAGAAGAATCAGAGTCAATCCCTGCATACGAGTGTTGACTCTGGCGGAAATCGGAAAAATCAGCGGCGCTGCCGGCAGTTACGATATACAGGTCAAACTGTACCCCCGATATGTCAATGAGAAATGCACCGCCTGTGGCGACTGTGAAAAAGCCTGCGAGGTCGAAAGAGATGATGACTTCAATTTTGGACTTTCGCGGACAAAAGCCATTTATCTTCCCCATCTAATGGCTTATCCGGCGCGATATGTTATTGACCCCAAATATATAAAAGACCCTTCTATGAAAAAGGTTGTCGATTCCTGCAATTATGGCGCTATCGACCTCAATATGACCGCCCAGGATATCAGTCTCAAGGTTGGCTCCATTGTCTGGGCGACCGGATGGAAACCGTACGACGCCACCAAAATCGATAACCTCGGATTCGGCAAATATAAGAATGTTGTGACCAATGTCATCATGGAGCGGCTCGCCTCCGAGAATGGTCCTTCCGGAGGAA is a window from the Candidatus Zixiibacteriota bacterium genome containing:
- a CDS encoding SLC13 family permease — protein: MPADVFLAGVPGKKIDWKRIFFLTLGLALFAAVYFSPPWPDAVDPLGKHFELSREGKAAVALFLFAATWWVFEVVPIGITSIAIGILQALFLIRDARIAFTDFMDPSVWFIFGSLVIGMVFTKTGLTQRMAYKMLVLVGERTSMIYLGCFAMTAFLTLIMAHTAVAAAVFPLLMAIYGLYDDEQRPSRFGKGLFIGMAFTAGAGSVVTLLGAARGAVAIGFFKDMTGREISFFEFSYYMLPLGWLMVFLIWLFFLIAFKPERSTIPGLRERASSLYAKLGPITRKEIIAILVVGLVIAALGLRSFIPFLKPLEKSALILLATLIFFASNILTIKDLEEIPWNIVLLFGGAMSIGFCLWQTGAANWLAVNWLLLFQNATWFVFVMGVAFFVLIMTNFIMNVAAIAISLPVALVIAPYLGVAPEVILFASLATAGMPFLLLIGAAPNAIAYESRQFSSGEFFRAGIPASLILMIILGLFVWLIWPMMGMPVLAK
- a CDS encoding CoB--CoM heterodisulfide reductase iron-sulfur subunit A family protein; the protein is MADIEPVPGLIKADILVVGGGIAGMTAAIEAAEIGKSVVLLERTASLGGRVAAMNQYFPKLCPPTCGIEINLRRIRVNPCIRVLTLAEIGKISGAAGSYDIQVKLYPRYVNEKCTACGDCEKACEVERDDDFNFGLSRTKAIYLPHLMAYPARYVIDPKYIKDPSMKKVVDSCNYGAIDLNMTAQDISLKVGSIVWATGWKPYDATKIDNLGFGKYKNVVTNVIMERLASENGPSGGKIVRPSDGKEIKSIGFVQCAGSRDENHLPYCSSVCCLASMKQATYVHTQYPEADIHMFYIDVRSPGRMEDFYVKVQQDPKFHFHRGKVGNVSENPATGNIILEAENTLTGVITKTEVDMAVLAIGMVPNTADDLPSIPVTRDPYGFLVSDGSSGIVGAGAVLRPCDVANSVQQATGAAMQAICAAGRK